The Drosophila mauritiana strain mau12 chromosome 2R, ASM438214v1, whole genome shotgun sequence genome has a segment encoding these proteins:
- the LOC117138684 gene encoding 23 kDa integral membrane protein produces the protein MDCGTSMVKYILFIFNTIVSIIGILSIVYGVLILKSIGTIEVNGQVGFPPQALMPIILISLGSIVVFISFLGCCGAIRESVCMTMSYAVFLLILLILQLTLVILLFTNKEKFENAMGNVIENAWNSDTTHKDGVFDTIQKSLHCCGSSSALDYVAKGELLPSSCCSGSCLNPANYYPGCRGKFIELMTAGSENAKYVGIGLIGVELIGFIFACCLANNVRNYKRRNAY, from the exons ATGGACTGCGGCACATCTATGGTCAAATACATCCTCTTCATATTCAACACCATTGTGTCG ATTATCGGCATCTTGAGCATTGTTTATGGCGTGCTGATTCTGAAAAGCATCGGTACAATCGAAGTTAATGGACAGGTGGGCTTCCCGCCACAGGCTCTCATGCCGATCATTCTTATCAGCTTGGGCTCGATTGTGGTCTTCATTTCATTCCTGGGATGCTGCGGTGCCATTCGCGAATCCGTCTGCATGACCATGAGCTATGCCGTCTTCTTGCTGATCCTGCTGATCCTGCAGCTGACGCTCGTTATTCTGCTGTTTACCAACAAGGAGAAGTTTGAGAACGCAATGGGAAACGTTATCGAGAATGCATGGAATTCAGACACTACTCATAAGGATGGTGTCTTCGATACCATTCAGAAATCG TTGCACTGCTGCGGATCAAGCTCTGCTCTGGACTATGTTGCCAAGGGAGAACTGCTGCCCTCAAGTTGTTGCAGCGGCTCGTGCCTGAACCCGGCCAACTACTACCCGGGATGCCGTGGAAAGTTCATCGAATTAATGACCGCTGGATCTGAGAACGCTAAATATGTGGGCATCGGCCTCATCGGAGTGGAG CTGATCGGCTTCATCTTTGCCTGTTGCCTGGCCAACAATGTGCGTAACTACAAGCGCCGGAACGCCTACTAA
- the LOC117136592 gene encoding uncharacterized protein LOC117136592 yields MCCLLEHIFKILVFICAIFINFLVAANLALHFIYIRFYGLQVSTSGVENYYLLWTMHSWCGTLMVVIKFKDLCYLHWWLLMTSTFILAGFVLHLILFDFQGEHLGTNEKVHNYFGLGLMLVSLLTVASYSRTLRPPEESDLLFKATTN; encoded by the exons ATGTGCTGTTTGCTCGAGCACATTTTCAAAATTCTGGTTTTTATCTGTGCCATTTTTATAAACTTTCTTGTGGCCGCTAATTTAGCATTACATTTCATCTATATCAGGTTTTATGGTCTGCAAG TTTCGACTTCGGGAGTAGAAAACTACTACTTATTGTGGACAATGCATAGCTGGTGCGGAACCCTAATGGTCGTAATCAAGTTTAAG GATCTGTGTTATCTGCATTGGTGGCTTCTGATGACTTCGACCTTTATTTTAGCTGGCTTTGTTCTACACTTGATCCTGTTCGACTTCCAAGGAGAACACTTGGGTACCAATGAAAAAGTTCACAACTACTTTGGTCTCG gGCTTATGTTGGTCTCCCTTCTAACAGTCGCAAGCTATTCCCGAACCCTAAGGCCACCCGAAGAATCAGACCTTTTATTTAAGGCGACCACTAATTAA
- the LOC117136591 gene encoding uncharacterized protein LOC117136591, with translation MPKILSILALVIYFPFTYYLRSKFLPCLVHCFKYYSWEKCEPVNFENMLFLSACVGASGLLWVSSNYTEFHFVFSWIIVTFELIVLEISYMTYAIILTKNPVWNWQIILFGILVFSFVLVLLHVLVAKKIVKNHLIENIFRVLPDNTDN, from the exons ATGCCGAAAATACTAAGTATCCTAGCACTTGTCATTTATTTCCCATTCACATATTATTTACGTTCAAAATTTTTACCTTGCCTGGTGCACTGCTTCAAATATT ATTCCTGGGAGAAATGTGAACCagttaattttgaaaatatgttATTTTTGTCGGCTTGTGTCGGCGCCAGTGGATTGCTGTGGGTATCGTCGAATTACACA GAATTCCACTTTGTGTTCTCCTGGATAATTGTCACTTTTGAGTTAATAGTGCTTGAGATCTCTTATATGACCTATGCAATTATTCTAACTAAAAATCCCGTTTGGAATTGGCAAATTATATTATTCG GTATCCTGGTCTTCAGCttcgttttggttttgttaCACGTGCTGGTAGCAAAAAAGATTGTTAAAAACCACTTGATCGAAAACATTTTCAGGGTGCTTCCTGATAACACTGATAACTAG